The window CAGATATCACAgaatcttgattactgtagcggTGAATTAAATCTTAAAATGCAGAAGACCAATTCCTCCCACTTTATGGTTCttattcaaaattgttttatctactccacttcctttgcctttccatttaaattttacaataattttgtcTATACCTACAAAAAGTCTTGCTAGGATTTTGATCGGACTTGCATACATatcagtctgtttcttttctctgaaatagACAGAACAACTTGGCATGTTTTTACATCTCTTTGTTTTCCTGTCTCTTACTACCTcactttttttgttcatttgaaatTTCAGTTTCAAACTgctaattattaatttttaacatttaaaagttgTAATTGGATCATCATATTTCAGTCAAATACATTTTTAGCATATTGCTGATCTGTGTTGACTAGGTGACCAGTGGTTTCTCCAAGCTGCCCACCAGCAGCCACATCATGTGGGGTTGTTCTATGATTATATTCTAGCAGCACAACATTATCAATAACATTAATATGATGGTTtgcatttttatctttcaatcAGATTCTTCCTTTCTCCTGATTTCCTAGCCTAAATATCTTTTAGCTCTGAGCCCCTTGCTAATTTGCAAGGCTAGATTAGACAAACAGATATCAACACCATGggattattttctgctttatctaGGAGTTTATAGTTTGTGATATACATGGTAAGATTTTGTAGAGCAAGGAGTTGGTAACTGTAGATACTTCTAGACTTAATCTGCAACATTTATTACTTTTGGTTTAAAAAGTTGTTGATACAGTTGTGCTTGTCAGAACATAAATTCAAAAAGTTGTGTTAGATCCTATATTTGCAGAGATACACAAATTAGACTGTCAAAGATTAAAGTCTGTTGGGTGAAATAGACTTGTAAACAGAAAGCTTCATTACATTGAGGTAAGTGCTATGATAGAGATATTAGGGCATTTTTGGAATAGAGAGGCACCCTTACCTTACTAGGGGAGGAGGAATATTGGGGGAGTCATGCTTGAACTGAGTCTTGAATGGTGAATAGAAGTTAATCTGGTGAAGGTGGTGATGAAAGGACGTTTCAGGCAGTTAGAATAGCGTGAACAGAGGCACATAGAAAGAAGCAGCTAGCATATTGGGATTGGTAGCAGGGGCATTATGAACAAGTTAGTGCTGTTTGAGTGGCAAGTGTGGGAGGCAGGGAGTAAAATAAGATAGGAGGAtaatgttaccagaaaactgggTTTGCCCAAGAGTGGTGGGCATTGAGCCAATAGCCACAACCAAGCCAGAGATcgagagaaggaaggatttattacttgcagcaagttaggagaacactggggatctttcTCAAAGCAGTGTCTtcctgaacagcaaaattggggaagttttaaactAAGGGTACATGTATATTCATGagggggcttgagcagaggagaattcagcatagaattgggacAAAGGTTggcagagtccaagctttagttgattaaAGTCTAGACTATCAACATCTTcattccatcctccacctggtgggggccttagttcctgcagaactcaaagatatattatgtatatcccttgaggaaccaggaccctgccccaaggctgcactgttgtttcttgactgctcctccctagtttctgcattccctcccttaagatcattaattactgagatctgttcaagggcaagcatggcagccaggcttagatcacaaaatggcttaggcctaaATGGGTTCTCTTATGTCAAGAGAGCCATtcttggttctctttctccaaagACCCTCTAGCCTATAATAAGTCAGCTCACATTTTGAAGGGCCTGTTGTGTTGGGTTTGGACTTGATCCTCAGTGGCTCTCAAACCTATCAGACCCAGGGTTTCCtttttatagtaaatattttccagTGTCCCTGTTGGCCTGCACTCTGCAGGCCTACAAGGCCTgcacttgcccagcttcaagactgaagaaagagctcAGAGTCAGCGACAGAGACATCAGGGGTTTAATGGATGGAGGAGCTTATacatctgaagcaaggtcctgtaGCAACACCCCACCATGTGTGACAGACAGCAGGCAGGACATGGTGGCAGGCTTTGCTCTTGGGTGGAAGGGGAGATTGCCAGTTATAGGGGGAATTACGTCAGAttggctcattagttaccagggagaCCAGCAGAGGGGCACACCCCTCACTGCCCTTTTGATAAGAACAGTCACTAGCTGGGGTCTGGGTCAAGTTTATAGGAAGGTCAGTCATAGTGTAGGgtataggtgaagcaggcactggtcaggcaggggatgtacagagagcaagagaacagccatcttgagtggtcTGACCATACAGTTCCTTTATTAACCTTAAATGAAATGCATGTATAAttataattcacatataataaaattaacatgTATAATTTCTAATAATATGATAACATACATGTAATATAAAGGAAagttataaggaaaataaaataatacagtaattttaaaaatatatttaacaatgtAAATGTTGAAGCATTACTGCATTAGAACATGTAATGAATTAATCAAATACTTGCACCTATATGTAGAATCACTGTGACTGTGCAGCAGTAAATGCAGACATATATAGATGTGTTGTTTTGGTAGTTCAGATATCAAACTATGAATGGTATTGCCACTGGTAATGAGATTGTCCAAAATGCTCAACAACCTATTTGTAAAGTTCTGACCTAACCAAAGTATTGATACAAGCTGTATTAGTTGCATTCCTGGAAAATTTAGAGCTTATTAAAACTGtgccaaagaataattttttatgtaaaaagaaaaagattaatttcTAGGCCCAGGTAATTATAAACAGGTTCCACATAATATTAGATGGGACATTGCCAAGTCACGTAGGACATGTGTCAGTTTGTTTTGTAGGATGTTCTTGAGCAGGGGTTAGCAAACTACATCCTGCAGGACACACTATTTTTGTATAGCCCAttagctaagaatggtttttacatttttaaagagttgggcaagtaaaaagaagaatatggggcttccctggtggcgcagtggttgagagtccgcctgccgatgcaggggacacgggttcgtgccccagtctgggaggatcctgcatgccgcagagcggctgggcccgtgagccatggccgctgggcctgcgcgtccggagcctgtgctccgcggcgggagaggccacagcggtgggaggcccgcgtaccgcaaaaaaaaaaaaaaaaaaaagaatatgttacAGAGACGGTAACACCTTTTTTGGATGAATTGACCCCAGTTCAAGATATTATTGACTGGAACCCAACCAAAATAACTTCTATCACAAGTGAAGTTAAATCAGAATAGATTTCTTAATATGCTTTGAGGAAAAGAATGATACACATCACCTGTGTTGTGATGTGATCGTGTGAAGCAAAGTGCTagtggaaataattttatttaattatagtaTATTATACAAATTAATGTTTCTATTGAGTGGCATAGCCAGAGATTTTGGGTCCTCCTACCTGGTAAATAGGCAGATATTCAGTAAACATTAGTTGAATTGTAATGTGAAATATCTTTAATCTATGTTGTAATATTTATCATACAACTTTTTCATATTAATGGAGAAATGAAAGACAGCATGTTTGTCTTTCAGCCTCCGTTCCACCTATTCTACTTATACTCCACCTGTACACTGTCTACCTTTACGTTCCTCTGTTCTCACTGCCACTGCTCAAGTGTAGGCAGGACTCTTGGTTCCAAATGATAGGAATACAGCTTAAACTACCTTGaatagtaaatgggagtttttGGTGCCTACAGGTGGAAAAGGTGCCGAGATAACATACAGAGTTGAAGAAAGGTCTGCAGGAACCAAGGCCTTGGGGATTACAGAACAGGATATCACTCCATTAGAACCCACTCTCATCTCTGCTTGGcttcattctattttattgcAATCAGGCTTTTGCCAAAAGATCAAAGATGTCTGTCTGCAACCCTCCAGTTTCATGTTCTTCTGGTACCATGACCCTAGGAGGCAAGACCACTTCTCCTCCTAAATTGGGAGATTAATTTGGATCAATCATTGTGCCCAGAGAAAGGAGGTACTATGATATTTTGGTTTGGAGCTCATACCAGTCCTCATGGCCAGGCAGGGGGAAGCTTGTTCTGAGACCAAATCATTAACCATCACTGATTTATTCAGGGCTCCATTGCCCTAGCCCTTTGATGATTTCCCGCTTCAGTTTAGCTGCTTACTGTTCTCAGAACAGCAATGGCAATTAAGGTTTGAAAActtatggaaaagaataaagtagtATATAGTTTCAGAGTAGTATTATTGGATATGAGCTATTTGGTTGAAGATGGGCTATAAAACTAAACtaattcattcacttaacaaaatTTACTTAGTACTTCGTATGGACAAGGCATTACCCAGTTATAGTATATCAAACCAAGCCTGGCTATAAGGCACTGTGAAATTATGTAAGATTTCATCAGAGCACTAATTCATTTTATtctcttgttttattatttttacattttaattttatttatattttattatttcctcatcATGGAACTGGATATTTATAGATTCTAGTTATTGATAGAGAATTTGAgtgacactgattttttttttttttggccacgccatgtggcttgtgggatcttagttcccctactgtggattgaacctgggccctcggtagtgagagcgtggagtcctgtccactggaccaccagggacttcccaaaatggaatttttcacaatAACTTTTCTGATATTCAGTATTTTCAAAgggaatatttttgtatttatgaaGCGCTTATTCTCATTACTATCTTTTGATGACCCTTTTTGAAAACTTATTCAGTGATTAAGAATCACTCAAAATGTGATCTGTAGTTAAGATGCATCTTTTTCTAGTTATCTACCAAAttcatatttgttattttttctgtCATTATAGTCTATTGCATCTGCAGACATGGATTTCAACCAGCTGGAGGCATTCTTGACTGCTCAAACCAAAAAGCAAGGCGGGATCACATCTGACCAAGCTGCTGTCATTTCCAAATTCTGGAAGAGCCATAAGACAAAAATCCGAGAGAGCCTCATGAACCAGAGCCGCTGGGACAGTGGGCTTCGGGGCTTGAGCTGGAGAGTTGATGGCAAATCACAGTCAAGACACTCAGCTCAAATGCACACTCCTGTTGCCATAATGGAGCTGGAAATAGGGAAAAGTGGACAGGTGAGTTCAATTTCAATTTCTCTTTGTAAACTGTATTTTTCCATTACATATTAGCCATACATTCAGAATGATTTTATGTAACAGTCTTTGTTTGTAGGGATAATGATAACAGGAAAAGATTCTGGTTTTCAGAATCCCTTTTCAAAGATAGAATCATCTGAAAGTTTGGATATTCCCAACTGTGGATAGAGTCTGAAAAACAGCCTCCGGCATCTATCTCAAATGAACAAAGTGGGTCAATAAGGTGATTGCACAGAAGTTGGCCACTGTTCCCTTTTGGTTAGATCTGAGTTCATGGTGTTTGGTCAGAATCTCCAAGGCAATGATAAAGATGCTAAGTAAAGACCAGGAATTGAGATTAAACAACATAGAACAAAGCTATCTCCCAAAATTCATCTTTATAGGCATTCAGGTATAGGagacaatgtatttttttttataaatttatttatttttatttatttatttttggctgcattggctcttcattgctgcgtgcgggctttttctagttacagtgagtgggggctactctttgttgcggtgtgcaggcttctcattgcggtggcttctcttgttggggagcacgggctgtaggcatgcaggcttcagttgttgtggctcgcaggctcagttgctctgcggcatgtgggatcttcctggaccagggctcaaacccgtgtcccctgcactggcaggtggattcttgaccactgcaccaccagggaagtcccagcaatgtATTTTAATTACAACATTGTGTTGTTCCTAAAGACCCTAAAGTATACTATTTCTGTCCTTAGCCTacaaattgtttttaattgatcttgattatttacaaaacagtgcTGCTTTCCTTGCAGTTTCCAATGTCATTATAGCAGACATCTACATGGTTTTTCTTTGAAGTCTTCAGTTTGTACTCCAGATGACTGCCAGATCAGACTTTTAATGACCTGGTATAtgtcttttgggaaaaaaaaaaagcagcaacttGTAATTAGGAAGAGAAAACCCAGATGATTGAATTAGCTAACCAGAtttattttcagataaataatCAAATAAGTGGTTCTATTACATCCTATAATAGAAATTTATATCTTTTCTTCTAATGATGAGCACATTTTTTTAGCTGGCAGGTTTCCTCACATAATCCCTTCTTGAGTTTCTTAGGGTTTTTCCAGTATTTGTAGTTCCCTAatgactttaattttaatttaaaagataattcctttaaaaaattgttctttttcaaaatatattttgaggaccttttattcagttattttacAGTAGTGCTAATTGCCTTTACTGACTTTGGTTTCTCTGATCCTAAAGTCcattttcttaaccactgtgttatACAGCCTTCCTCCTATTATTCCTAGACCAAAAATCTGACAGAAAGGTGCAGAAAGTATTCTTGGATATCTAAGTTTCACCAGCCATTTttataggttgttcattttttattctgGCAGTAGTGATTATTTCATTTTGTCAAGTATTTATCATTTGGGCAGGAATATGAAAACATACATACCTACTTTGACTTTCCTAGAAAGTagtgattatttcattttttcaagtATTTATCATTTGGGCAGGAATATGAAAACATACATATCTACTTTGACTTTCCTAGAAAACTATTATAGTATTTCTTTAACTCGGTATTTTCCTAATATTTCTTGAACTGGGGTTTGTAATGTGCCTTTTGATTTTAGTAACTTATATACCATCTGAATTTATTGGGTACTGACACagggatttaaaaaatctatttttaagttcctatggtttttctttcatttttttagctaaagtaacaagaaaaaacatttttttcttagaacagTAGAATGTGTTTTTGTCAATCAGTAAATCTAAACATCACTACACATGATTTTTTAGCTAGCTTAAGGAACATTTCATGATTACTTAGAATAAGTTGGTAAACTTTTTTTTGAGAGGACAGATATTTTATGCTTGACAGCTATACAGTTTCTGTCACAAGTACTCATCATTCTTGGTGCAgctcaaaagcagccacagacagtatATAAACAGAAGGGCACTCCTATCTTTTTAGAAGGTTTACCTATTTCAATAGAATCAATAGGTCTTAGAAGTCAGAGAGTCCTTAAGTACTCATCTAAGGTGAATTACGTAGGTGAGGTGGTATATCCTCATTTTCCAGAGAAGGTGTATGTGACAGATAAGTGACTTGCTTCAAACATCGCTGATAAGTGGTAAAGTGAGAACTAAAATggggattggggcttccctggtggcgcagtggttgggagtctgcctgccaatgcaggggacatgggtttgagccctggtctgggaagatcccacatgccgtggagtaactaagcccgtgcgccacagctactgag is drawn from Mesoplodon densirostris isolate mMesDen1 chromosome 14, mMesDen1 primary haplotype, whole genome shotgun sequence and contains these coding sequences:
- the COMMD1 gene encoding COMM domain-containing protein 1, which translates into the protein MAGELEGSKPLSGLLSGLAQDAFHGHRGITEELLRSQLYPEVPPEEFRPFMAKMKGILKSIASADMDFNQLEAFLTAQTKKQGGITSDQAAVISKFWKSHKTKIRESLMNQSRWDSGLRGLSWRVDGKSQSRHSAQMHTPVAIMELEIGKSGQESEFLCLEFDEVKVTQVLKKLSEVEESISTLMQPA